The following are encoded in a window of uncultured Fretibacterium sp. genomic DNA:
- a CDS encoding cupin domain-containing protein, with translation MKRILTALCVCMVGISFCPAPAPADPVKHGQCYTAEQLTVLDKQDVAGGKGTLHGEFAFTRDAALEDDAIKEIGWMTLRHGEFVGVHTHKDNEDAYVIVSGHGVFTDGNGNAWVVGPGDITMARPGQAHGLANLYAEDLVFLDIIVKNAGANLEAITKNPTAQVFPADKLFEKNVEKAGKTGVGTLYGRFAFRREAATDDQAIKEIGLMTLKKGDSIGVHPHVDNEDTYIILSGRGVFTDSQGRETVVGPKSVTIACPGESHGLRNDGDEDLVFIDLIARNHALKIGK, from the coding sequence ATGAAGAGGATCCTTACGGCTTTATGCGTTTGTATGGTTGGAATTTCGTTCTGTCCGGCCCCCGCTCCCGCGGACCCCGTCAAGCACGGCCAGTGCTATACCGCGGAGCAGCTGACGGTGCTCGACAAGCAGGACGTCGCCGGGGGCAAGGGGACCCTTCACGGCGAGTTCGCCTTCACGAGGGACGCGGCCCTGGAGGACGACGCCATCAAGGAAATAGGGTGGATGACCCTGCGGCACGGCGAGTTCGTCGGCGTCCATACGCACAAGGACAACGAGGACGCGTATGTGATCGTCTCCGGCCATGGGGTCTTCACCGACGGCAACGGCAACGCCTGGGTGGTCGGGCCCGGAGACATAACGATGGCCCGCCCCGGTCAGGCCCACGGCCTGGCCAACCTCTACGCGGAGGACCTCGTCTTCCTCGACATCATCGTCAAAAACGCGGGGGCCAACCTCGAGGCCATCACCAAGAACCCCACAGCCCAGGTCTTCCCCGCGGACAAGCTCTTCGAGAAGAACGTCGAGAAGGCCGGCAAGACGGGGGTCGGCACGCTCTACGGCCGGTTCGCCTTCCGACGGGAAGCGGCCACCGACGATCAGGCCATCAAGGAAATAGGCCTCATGACATTGAAGAAGGGCGACAGCATCGGCGTGCATCCGCACGTCGACAACGAGGATACCTACATCATCCTCTCCGGCCGGGGCGTCTTCACCGACAGTCAGGGCAGGGAGACCGTCGTCGGGCCCAAATCCGTCACGATCGCCTGCCCTGGGGAGTCCCACGGGCTGCGCAACGACGGCGACGAGGACCTCGTCTTCATCGACCTGATCGCCAGGAACCACGCGCTGAAGATCGGCAA